Within Streptomyces sp. SS1-1, the genomic segment TGTTGCTGGACCATTGGTGGGCCTGGTGCAGGGTGTCCTCCGCGGACGCGAAGGCGTACTCGGCGGACGAGATGCCCATCATGCCGACCCAGGGCAGAATCACCATCCACTTGCGTTTGCGGCCCATGATGTCGACGTCGGTCTCGCCGACACGGTAGACGCGTCCGTTCCTGTCGGTCACCTCCCGATAGGTGGCGACCCGCGTAACGTCGGTAGTAGTCACGTTGTTTGCACCCCTTGCGTCGAAAGCTCTGGCCAGCGCCCCCTGTCCAATGCCTTTCGTGCGCGCGCGGGTCCCGGGGCCGGCCGACGCGCACCGTCGGCCGGCCCCCCGCCGTGTCACCTCATGAACCGCCCTCCAGGAGTCCCGCCGCCCGCGCCCAGCGGTACTTGGCGCCCAGGACGGCCACCGGCTTCTCCGTCGTGTACGGGTACGCCACGACCCCCCGCTCGAAGAGGTACTGGCAGGCCTCCTCGACCTCCACGTCGCCCGCGAGCGACGCGACGACGGGCTTCTCGATCCCCCGCTCGCGGAACTCGGCCACCACGCGCGCGGTGAGCTCCGCGAAGACCATCGGGGGAGTGACGATGGTGTGCCAGTAGCCGAGGACCAGCGCGTGGATGCGGGGGTCCTCCAGACCGAGCCGGATCGTCGCCTCGTACGTCGACGGCGGCTCGCCGCCCGTGATGTCCACCGGGTTGCCCGCCGCCCCGAAGGGCGGGATGAACCGGCGGAACGCCTCGTCCAGATCCGGCGGGATCTCCATCAGGGACAGGCCGTTGTCCGTCACCGCGTCCGACAGCAGCACCCCGCTGCCGCCCGCCCCCGTGACGATCACGACGTTGTCGCCCCGCGGAGTGGGCAGGACCGGCAACGCGCGCGCGTACTCCAGCATCTCGTTCAGCCCGGGAGCCCGGATGACACCGGCCTGCCGGAGGATGTCGTCGTACACGGCGTCGTCGCCCGCGAGGGCCCCGGTGTGCGACCCGGCGGCCTTCGCGCCGGCCGCCGTGCGCCCCGCCTTGAGGACCACGACGGGCTTCTTCGGCACGGTCGCCCGCGCGGCCTCGACGAACGCGCGCCCGTCCTTCAGGTCCTCCAGGTGCATCGCGATGCACTCCGTGCGCGGGTCCTCGCCGAACCAGGTCAGCAGGTCGTCCTCGTCCAGGTCCGACTTGTTGCCGAGGCCCACGATCGCCGACACGCCCGTCTTCGTGGTCCGCGCGAAGCCCAGGATGGCCATGCCGATCCCGCCGGACTGCGAGGTCAGCGCCACTCCGCCCTTGACGTCGTACGGCGTGCAGAACGTGGCGCACAGGTCCTGCCACGTCGAGTAGTAGCCGTAGATGTTGGGCCCGAGCAGCCGGATGCCGTGCCGCTCGGCGATCGCGACGATCTCCTCCTGGAGCGCGTGCTCACCGGTCTCCGCGAACCCGGAGGGGATCAGCACGGCGTTCGGGATGCCCTTGCGCCCCACCTCCTCCAGCGCCGACGCCACGAACTTCGCTGGGATGGCGAAGACCGCCACATCCACCTCACCGGGTACGTCCGTGACACTCTTGTACGCCTTGCGGCCCAGGATGTCATCGGCCCGGGGGTTCACCGGATGGATGTCCCCGGCGAAGCCGCCGTCGACCAGGTTGCGCATCACCGAATTGCCGATCTTGCCCTGCTCGTTGGACGCGCCGATGACGGCGACCGACGACGGCTGCATCAGCCGGCGCATCGAGGTGAGGATCTCCGCGCGCGTGTACCGCCTGCGCTCCTTGCGTGGCGCCGAGGAGAGGATCACCCGGATGTCAGCCGCCACCGCGGCCTCCGGGGTGGCGACGACCGGGTTGAGGTCGACCTCGGCGATCTCCGGGAAGTCGGCGACGAGTTGGCCGACCCGGCGGATCTGCTCGGCGATCGCCCACCGGTCCACCGCCGCCCCGCCGCGCACCCCGCGCAGGATCTCCGCGGAACGGATCGAGTCCAGCATGGACAGCGCCTCGTCGGCGGTCACGGGCGCCAGCCGGAAGGTGACGTCCTTCAGCACCTCCACCAGGACCCCGCCCAGCCCGAACGCGACGACCTTCCCGAACGTCGGGTCGGTGACCGCGCCGACGATGACCTCCTGCCCCTTTGGCAGCAGCTCCTGCACCTGGACGCCCTCGATCCGGGCGTCCGCGTCGTACGCGCGCGCGTTGTCGACGATGCGGTGGAACGCCGCCCGGACGTCCGCCGCCCCCTCGACTCCGACGACCACCCCGCCGGCGTCGGTCTTGTGAAGGATGTCCGGGGAGACGATCTTCATCACCACCGGTCCGCCGAAACGCGCCGCGTACGCCACGGCCTCGTCGACGTCCCTGGCCAGCTCCTCGCCCGGTACGGCGATCCCGTACGCGTCGGCGATCACCTTGCCCTCGGGCGCGGTCAGCGCCGTACGGCCCTCCGCCCGCACCGCGTCGAGCAGCGTCCGCACCCTGATGACACGGTCCTCGGCCATCACTC encodes:
- a CDS encoding acetate--CoA ligase family protein, with product MAEDRVIRVRTLLDAVRAEGRTALTAPEGKVIADAYGIAVPGEELARDVDEAVAYAARFGGPVVMKIVSPDILHKTDAGGVVVGVEGAADVRAAFHRIVDNARAYDADARIEGVQVQELLPKGQEVIVGAVTDPTFGKVVAFGLGGVLVEVLKDVTFRLAPVTADEALSMLDSIRSAEILRGVRGGAAVDRWAIAEQIRRVGQLVADFPEIAEVDLNPVVATPEAAVAADIRVILSSAPRKERRRYTRAEILTSMRRLMQPSSVAVIGASNEQGKIGNSVMRNLVDGGFAGDIHPVNPRADDILGRKAYKSVTDVPGEVDVAVFAIPAKFVASALEEVGRKGIPNAVLIPSGFAETGEHALQEEIVAIAERHGIRLLGPNIYGYYSTWQDLCATFCTPYDVKGGVALTSQSGGIGMAILGFARTTKTGVSAIVGLGNKSDLDEDDLLTWFGEDPRTECIAMHLEDLKDGRAFVEAARATVPKKPVVVLKAGRTAAGAKAAGSHTGALAGDDAVYDDILRQAGVIRAPGLNEMLEYARALPVLPTPRGDNVVIVTGAGGSGVLLSDAVTDNGLSLMEIPPDLDEAFRRFIPPFGAAGNPVDITGGEPPSTYEATIRLGLEDPRIHALVLGYWHTIVTPPMVFAELTARVVAEFRERGIEKPVVASLAGDVEVEEACQYLFERGVVAYPYTTEKPVAVLGAKYRWARAAGLLEGGS